The genomic interval ATCGTGCGCCGCCACCAGCCGGCCATGAGAGCGGATGTTCTCCGACATGACGTAGAAGTTGTCCTCCCAAATACGCTTCAGCCCTTCGTCGTCAGTGAGCAGCTTGATGCAACAGCCGTAGATGTCGGACTTGCGGGTATGGAGCAATCTGCTTTCCAATTGTTGCCAAAGATCATCCTTCTCCTCGGGAGAGATGAGGCGCATTGAGTAGGGCATGCTACGACCTTGCTTGATATCGCAGCCCCGAGCATAATTGCCTTGCCCTTGGATGGGGGGCATCATCTGTTGCCGTTGGAGCTGTTCCCGGACTTGAGGAGCTTGTACTCCAGGGAATCGATGAGCGCCAACAGGCTCGCCTCGATGATGTTGCTTGAGACGCCCACCGTGGTCCAGGTCATAGCCCCATCGGTAGAGCGGATGAGCACCCGCACCGTCGCCTCCGTAGCTGCGCTAGCGTCTATGACTCGCACTTTGTAGTCGATGAGCCGGATCTCCCTTATCACCGGGTAGAATCGCTCCAATGCCTTGCGCAGCGCCTTGTCCAGCGCGTTCACGGGACCGTTGCCGTCGGAGGCGGTGTGCTCTATGACCCCGTTCGGGTCCACCACCCTCACGCTCGCCTCGGAGCGCATTGTGTCGCCCGACACATCCACGAAGATCCTGAAACCCTCCAGTTTGAAGGGCCGGTGATCCTCTCCTATCAGCCTGCGGACCAGGAGCTCGAAGCTCGCCTCCGCCGCCTCGAACTGGTAGCCCATGGCCTCCATGTGCTTGAGCTTCTCCAGGATGGACTTGCCCTTGTCCTTCTCTTCTTCGATTCCCAGCTCCTTGGCCTTGGCCAGGATGCTGGAGGTGCCGGAGAGCTCCGAGATCAGGATGCGCCGCTCGTTGCCCACCTTCGATGGCTCTATGTGCTCGTAGGTGCGGGGGTCCTTGAGCACTGCGCTGACGTGGACGCCTCCTTTGTGCGCGAAGGCGCTCCTGCCCACGTACGGAAGGCGGAGATCGGGAACGATGTTGGCCACCTCTCCTACGAAAATGGAGAGTGCGGTCAGTTGTGAGAGGTCCTTGACTGACGACTTCCGGCCCATCTTGATCGACACGGCAGGGATGATGGAGCAGAGATTGGCGTTGCCGCAGCGCT from Methanomassiliicoccales archaeon carries:
- the cimA gene encoding citramalate synthase — translated: MVDRVEIYDTTLRDGAQTEGVSFSNEDKLDVLARLDAFGIDFVEGGFPGSNPKDKAFFKAAQKLELTNSKLVSFGSTRKVGSTAEHDIAMKALIDSGTEYVCVFGKTWDLHAKIALGVPLKENLSIIEDTVSHLAGKGRKVIFDAEHFFDGWKNNHDYALEAVHVAEKAGARYLVLCDTNGGSLPNEVRKAVTEVSKQCHVAVGVHAHNDGELAVANSLAAVGAGAVMVQGTINGLGERCGNANLCSIIPAVSIKMGRKSSVKDLSQLTALSIFVGEVANIVPDLRLPYVGRSAFAHKGGVHVSAVLKDPRTYEHIEPSKVGNERRILISELSGTSSILAKAKELGIEEEKDKGKSILEKLKHMEAMGYQFEAAEASFELLVRRLIGEDHRPFKLEGFRIFVDVSGDTMRSEASVRVVDPNGVIEHTASDGNGPVNALDKALRKALERFYPVIREIRLIDYKVRVIDASAATEATVRVLIRSTDGAMTWTTVGVSSNIIEASLLALIDSLEYKLLKSGNSSNGNR